The Acidimicrobiales bacterium DNA segment CACGCCCCGGCGAACAACAGCACCGCCGACACCACCAGCAAGAACCGCCCCGACCTTCGATGCCCCATGCCGTTCGCTCCCCGGCTCGTGCGCTCCCACACCCGGCCAGCCCGGCGCACAGACCACCACACCGTGCTCGGGTGAAGCCGACTCCAGGTCTGCGCGGAGTGCTGCGGGTTTGCGCCGAGAACAGGTCAACGATGCAGGAACCGTGCCCGGCTCACCCGCCGACGAGCCGCAGGTGCGCAGGGCTCGAGGGCACGACCCCGACCAGGTCCCGAATCGCCACCTCGGTGCCCTCGTCGGCCGGCACCCACACGATCGCGCGCTGGTCGTTGGCGCTTGCGGGCGACACCGTGGGCACACCACCGCCGCTCGAACTCCGCGAAGCCTCGGAGCCCGACCAGCAGTTCGCTCATCCGGCCGTCCTGGCCCCACCGCACTGCGGGATCACGGATCCCCGACGATCGAGCAACTGCGCGCCGCGCTCCCCCAACGGCGTTGACTCGACACAAGCCAGGTGCCCCGGGAAGATCCGGGGCTGCGCCTTCGAGCTCGCACAGGCTTGTCCGATGGCCGGGCCCATCAGCCGTCGCGAGGGACGGCAACGGTGACCGTCCCACCGCCGTATCCACTGAGTTGATCGCGGCCCTCGACGGTGATCTCCTCGACGCCGTCGGGAATCTCCACCGTGGTGCTGCGGGTGAAGGGCTGCTCGGCCGCGTGATCATGCAGGAGCTCGCGACGGCCGAGCTCGTTGCCGTGTTCATCGAGCACGCGCCAGGCGTCGGCGTAGCGCTCGGGTGAGTCATAGGGCGACGACAGTGTGGCCGCCACCTCATAGCGTCGGTCGGCCAACGGGGTGACCTCCACCTCGATGACGTCGGGGAAACGCTGGGGACTCTCATCGGCGGCGCCACGGTCGGAACCACCTCCCGTGGTGTCGACGTCGGTCTCGGGAACCTCCGGGTCCGACTCGCCGGTCCCGCAAGCGCCGGTCACGACCACCATCATGGCCGTAACCGCCAACGCTGCCATCCTCGTCCGCCAGCCACTGGGCGCACCGGTCACGGACATGTTGGCCCACGGTACCGGGCACACCGGGCCACGAGTCGGGTCGCGTCGAGCAGCCTCGCCCCGGCCTCCTCGACCCCTGGTCAGGCGCGATGTGCAGTGCTGCGACCAGGGGCATCTCGCGTGGTACCCCCAACGGGATTCGAACCCGTGCCGCCACCTCGAGAGGGAGCGGCAACCGAGGCCTTCAGAATAATGAGGTGCTCGTTCACACCAGCACCGCCGCGGCGGTGACGACGACGACAGCGATCCCGAAGAACATCTGCTGCAGGCCGATGACCTGGGCGGGCCGGGGCGCGGCACGGATCGCCGCCGCGTTGAACGCAGCAACCGAGGCGATCGCGACCGCTGCCGCGGGGGGCACGGCACCGATGAGCCATGCGACGGCGACTGCGGCGACTGCGAGAGCTTGCGCCATGTCGCTGTGCCAGAGGTGGTGCGGCCTGCCGTGTGCCCGGAACACCTGGGTCCGTGCGTAGGGGATCGCAGCTGCGCCTCGTGCCGCGACGACGACCCACAGTCCTAGAGCTAGTGAGGCCTCCGCTCCGTCCGCGAGCGCGATCGCTGCGGCAACCGAGCTGATGCCGACGGTCCCGGCCAGCTCGGGCAACAGCCGTCGGCCACGGCTACGCATGTCGAACCACAGTTCGATCGCCACAAGAGGCGCTGCGGCGAGCAACGGCCACCACATGCGTGCGTCGCCTCCCACCGCCGCGGCCATCGCCAGCGCGACGAGCGCGACGAGCTCCACCGCCGCGACCCGTGCGGCGAGAGTGGTCCGCGGCAGCCAGCGGCCGCGCCACCGATCGACGAGCACGAGCTTCAGGGGTGCCCGTGCGAGGAAGGCCAACATGGCCGCGGCACCGAGCGCCAGACCGGGCCAGGACCATGCGACCAGCAGACCGAGCAGGATCGGTTCGAGCGTCAGACTCCAGCCGCCGTGCTCGATCGGCATGGCCACGGCTCGCAGCGCGGAGCGGTCTCCGGGAGAGACCGGTTCGCCCGACGCACCCGCAGCGCGACGAACGGTCGACTCAGCCATGTCGAGCCTGCGATTCGCTGGCCATGGCCCTCGGCATCTCAGCCAGCTACGCCCTGGGCACTGAGCCAGGCTCTCGCCAGATCCTCGAGGGTCTGCGGACGGTTTTCGTCGAAGTCGAGGTCGCACTCGCCGAGCGTTCGCTCTCCGTACTCCTCGGCTACGGCTTTCCACAGGTGGAGCAGGGCAAGCTCGTCATCCACGCCTGCCTCGACGAGGTTGGTGGCCGATGCCGATGCCGGGTCGGCGTCGAGGAGCGACGCGAGGAGGTCCACGACGTCGTCCAGGGTCGGCGGCTCTGCGAGCTGGTGGGTCTCGGCTGGCATCAGCACTCACCTCCTGATGTGATCGTTGTTTCGTTCACTGGTCGGTTCAGTTCACGACGGTTCGGACGTCGTGATCGACCCCGCGGAGACGCCGTGAGATCAGTCCGGCGGTGGCCGCCGCGTGTGCCTTGGCTTGCTCGGAACGTGGCCCACTCCACCGGGCATCGATTGAGGTGACCCACAGCTCATACCACCGATCGAAGTGCTCGTCCCGGAGCGGGTCCCGCTGGTGCACCTCCCGATGGGCCCCGAGCAACGCGCCGTGGTAGGCCTGCTCGCCGAGCAGGATCGTGCACCAGTAGTCGACCAGGCGCGGGATGTGTGCGGCCCAATCGGTCTCTGCGGTCTCCGCGAAGACTGGAGCGAGGAGATCGTCGAAGACCACCTCACGATAGAACGCGACGACGAGATCGTGGATCGCCGAGCGTGTGTCGAGGTCACCGACCGGTTGGGAAATCAGTCCTGGCCCCCGGTCTTGCACCAGGGATCGAGGTGCTGCTCTGCTGCTCATGTCGATTCGCCTCGTTCGAGTGCGACGGGATGTCCGAGCAGTTGCTGGCTGTGGACGCGCGCGACGTTGTCCGCGAGCTCTAGTGCGCGTTGCACGTTGGGACCCGCCCAGCCAGCCTTGAGGGTCTCATGGAACAGGCTCAGCCACCGCTCGAAGTGCGCGGGGCTGAAAGCTCGTTTCGCGTGAACGAGCTGGTGGGCACGAAAGGGGTTGCCCTGGTATCCGGGTTCGCCGAGCAACGCCCGACACCAGAACGCGACCAACTTCGGTAGGTGCTCGGTCCAGTCGACCTCAGCCACCTCGTTGAACACCGGGCCGAGCAGGTCGTCCTGGGCGACGTCGGCGTAGAACCGACGGACCATCTCGGCGATCTCGGCTGCCGAGTCGAGGTCGGCCACCGCAACCGATTCGACTGCCGGGTGGGCTGCTTGGTGTTCCACCACAGATCCTTCCATCGAGCGGCCTAGTACACGCTGGCAATCGAGACACCGACCAACAGCACCGACACCGCCACCATCAGCAGGATCGCCCGTCCCCTCGGATGGCCCGGACCACTCTTGGGTGGCGATGGCTTGTTCGGTCGAGGTCGTCGAGACCTCGGTTCGTCGGTCATGGTTCTCCGGCACTCCCTCGCCTCGAGGCGCCTGCGACGCGGTCGCACGGCTCAGCCTGCTACTTGCAGGAAGTATTATTACAGCTTAGACTAGAAAAATACAAGGAGGGTGAGCATGTCCGCAACAGCACCAGACCCTGAGGTCCTTCGGCCTGCGGCAATCGGCGCCGCCATCGGCTTCGTCGTCATCACGCTCGCCGTGACCATCGGCGGCTCGGCAGGAGGCATCGAACCAGGAGCTGCCCTCGGGCTCGGACTCTTCACTGGCATGTGGGCCGGTGCGGGCTTCGGGTTCATGATGGGAGCCACGCTGCCGCTCGCGCGGCACATGGACGCAGCCGAACGCAACAAGGCGAGGCCCACACCGGCCAGCACCGATAGTGGACATGAGACCAAAGCCGCGTGATCCGGCGGTCCGAGACCTGCTCGAGATCGCCTTTGACAGCCCCGGCGACCACGACCGCGCCGTCGCCGCGCTGGTGTCGTCCACACCCGACCGTGAGACCCTCGAGTCAGCTCATCTCGAGCTGCTCGAACAGATGCACAGGGGCCCCTCCGACGACTTCGAGGCGACCGCGACGCTGAGGCGGATCCTTGCCGCGCTCGCATCGATGCCTCACCACTACGATCGGCGAACGGTCGGGCCCGGTCCAGGTTGACCTTCGAGGTCGGTCCGACCCAGGACCTCGAACACCAACGGTGGCGCACAGCATCGCCGTTCGTCGCGATCGGCGTCGTGTCGATCGTGGCGGGAGGACTCGTCGCCGCGCTCACCCGTCCCCTGGAGCTCGACGCCGGACCGTGGATCACTGCGTACCTCGTGCTCGTCAACGGTGTCGCCCAGATCGGACTCGGTGCCGGTCAGGCCGCACTTGTCCACGGGGCTCCGCGTCCCCGCGTGGTGATCGTCGAGGTCGTGGCATGGAACACGTCGACGACCACCATCATCGCCGGCACGCTCATCGGGTTGCCGCTGCTCACCACCGCCGGTGCCCTGAGTCTGCTAGTCGCAGTCGGGTGCTTGATCCGACACGTCCCAGTTGCGCCAGCCAGGCGACGCATACTCGCCGTGGGGCACTGGACACTCGCTGTGCTCATAGCTCTGAGCACCCCCGTCGGGGTGCTGCTCGCCTGGCTCCGCCACGGCTGACGGTCGTGCTGATCTGCCCCAGCTGCCCCACCAGGCGGCTCCACCAGCACGGTGCTCAACGACGAGTTGCGGACACCATCCGGCGTAGGACGTGTTCGAGGATGCCGCCGTGGCGGTAGAACTCGGCCTCCTGCGGGGTGTCGATCCGCACCCGGGCCCGGAACTCCAGCGACCCGGCTCGAACCGTGACCTCAGACGGAGGATGATGCTGACCGTCGAGCCCGAGCACGGAGATCTCCTCGTGTCGGTAAGACCCAGGGAATCGAGCGACTCGCCATCGGGGAACTCGAGTGGGAGGACGCCCATGCCGATCAGATTGGACCGATGGATGCGTTCGAAGCTCTCGGCGAGGACAGCCCTGACCCCCAGGAGTTGAAGGCTGGCGGCTCCACACCCTGCTCGATCAACCACTGTCCTGCCGGGCTCTCGGCCCGGATCGCTCCGGCAGGTGAGATGTGGTCGGTCGTGACGCTGTCACCGAGCGCCGCCAGAACCCGCGCGCCGGTGATGTCGCGAAGGGGCTCCGGTTCGGCGGTCAGGTGTTCGAAGTAGGGAGGCTCGCGGACATAGGTGGACTGATCGTCCCACTCATAGCGATCCCCACCGAGGCTCCGGGGGCTCACTACAGACACGGCCCGGAACTCACGGGGAGCGGAGGCCCCGCCGTCGTTCGGCGAGGTCCTCGCGCCAGGCATGCAGGTGGGCGACTGCGAGGTGGATCGTTGCCCTCACCAGGGTTGGTTGCGTGTCGTTCTCGCCAGCGTGGTGACCCATGGTTGGCTCGACAGCCCCCGCTCGACGGCCTTCTTGGCGAGGAGGCCGGCGGCGAGCATGACCGACGGGTTGGAGGTGTTGGTGCAACTGGTGATGGCAGCGATGACGACGTGGCCGTGATCGAGGGTCACGTCGTGCCCGTCCTGCAGCCGCACCGGCACCGCTGCCCGCGGCCGCGCACCGTCCAATCCTTCGGCGTCCTGCTCGAGCTCGGGCTCGTCGATCTCTGAGACCCACTGTCGCGGTGTGGGAGGGTCGCTGGCCGGAAACGACTGGATCGACAGCTCGTCGGGAGATCCCCGGCGACGGATCGGGCAATGACGACTGCAGGTCGATGGCGAACCGTGCCTTGGCCTCATCGAGGCGCACCCGATCCTGGGGGCGGGCCGGACCGGCGATGCTCGGCACCACCGTTCCCAGGTCGAGCTCGAGGGTCTCGGAGAAGCGCGGGGTGGCGTGCGGGTCGAACCACAACCCCTGCTCCTTCGCATATCGCTCCACCAGATCGACCTGTGCCGGTTCACGTCCGGTGAAGCGCAGGTACCGCAGCGCCTCGTCATCGATCGGGAAGATCGTCACCATGAGGATCCGCGCCGGCATGAACGAGATCTCCTGCTCCACGTCTCCGCCGCCCGACCAGTCGGCCAGCGCTCGAGCGTCCGCGGCTGTCACCGACGTGCCGTCCTCGTGACGCAAGAGGTTCTCGAGGAACACCTTCGGGCTGAACGGCAGGCCGTCGACATCACCGCCCACGGCATCGAGCCTGAACATCTCGAGCGAGCCACCCTCGGTGGGAAGCGTTGCCCGGGCACCGAAGCTGTTCTCAGTCATCCACCCATGCCGCCCCACCGCACCCAGGTATGCACCTGGCACACCAAGCACCGCCGGGGAGACCCTCGCGGAAGCTCACTCGGCGTCGTAGACGACGCGTCGATCGCCCAGTCGTGCACCCGATGTGATCGGGTGCTCGGTGATCCGGCCGTCGTGGAGCAGGTGCCTGACGTCGGCACCTTTCACCAGGACCAAGTGGTCGGCGAGCAGTCGGCGGTGGCAGCGCCACCACACCGACTCGGCGCACATCACCGCGGCGCGCGACACCTCGGCCACCTCGAGCAACGCGTCGACCGCAGCGCCGAACTCGCCCGATGCCATGTGGTCGGCGTAGGCACGAAACTGACGGTTCCGCAAGGCACTGTTGGGTGAGTCCTCGCGCACGGATCGGCGACCACCCAGTTCCACCATCCATC contains these protein-coding regions:
- a CDS encoding YwiC-like family protein — encoded protein: MAESTVRRAAGASGEPVSPGDRSALRAVAMPIEHGGWSLTLEPILLGLLVAWSWPGLALGAAAMLAFLARAPLKLVLVDRWRGRWLPRTTLAARVAAVELVALVALAMAAAVGGDARMWWPLLAAAPLVAIELWFDMRSRGRRLLPELAGTVGISSVAAAIALADGAEASLALGLWVVVAARGAAAIPYARTQVFRAHGRPHHLWHSDMAQALAVAAVAVAWLIGAVPPAAAVAIASVAAFNAAAIRAAPRPAQVIGLQQMFFGIAVVVVTAAAVLV
- a CDS encoding group III truncated hemoglobin, whose translation is MSSRAAPRSLVQDRGPGLISQPVGDLDTRSAIHDLVVAFYREVVFDDLLAPVFAETAETDWAAHIPRLVDYWCTILLGEQAYHGALLGAHREVHQRDPLRDEHFDRWYELWVTSIDARWSGPRSEQAKAHAAATAGLISRRLRGVDHDVRTVVN
- a CDS encoding group III truncated hemoglobin, coding for MEHQAAHPAVESVAVADLDSAAEIAEMVRRFYADVAQDDLLGPVFNEVAEVDWTEHLPKLVAFWCRALLGEPGYQGNPFRAHQLVHAKRAFSPAHFERWLSLFHETLKAGWAGPNVQRALELADNVARVHSQQLLGHPVALERGEST
- a CDS encoding DUF488 domain-containing protein, giving the protein MTLDRRPPIWTVGHGTVSAAGFLEILQPVGIDLVVDVRRYPGSRRHPHFGREAMEPWLADRGVGYRWMVELGGRRSVREDSPNSALRNRQFRAYADHMASGEFGAAVDALLEVAEVSRAAVMCAESVWWRCHRRLLADHLVLVKGADVRHLLHDGRITEHPITSGARLGDRRVVYDAE
- a CDS encoding aconitase family protein translates to MTENSFGARATLPTEGGSLEMFRLDAVGGDVDGLPFSPKVFLENLLRHEDGTSVTAADARALADWSGGGDVEQEISFMPARILMVTIFPIDDEALRYLRFTGREPAQVDLVERYAKEQGLWFDPHATPRFSETLELDLGTVVPSIAGPARPQDRVRLDEAKARFAIDLQSSLPDPSPGISRRAVDPVVSGQRPSHTATVGLRDRRARARAGRRRIGRCAAAGSGAGAAAGRARRDPRSRPRRHRCHHQLHQHLQPVGHARRRPPRQEGRRAGAVEPTMGHHAGENDTQPTLVRATIHLAVAHLHAWREDLAERRRGLRSP